One Prosthecochloris marina DNA segment encodes these proteins:
- a CDS encoding PHP domain-containing protein yields the protein MPYSLSGVGHNGFEKADLHIHTKCSDGVFTPEEIVEKAKKTGLKAISITDHDSVLGIDKAKPLASEYGIELITGVEMSSTYQGHDIHILGYFFDYKNSALKSYLDHCKQLRTERAERMVGKLAEMGVKIEIEQIILKAQNGSVGRPHIAAVLQDGGFVKSFSEAFSKYLGSHSPAYVKSIETPPAEVIRLINEAAGLSFLAHPGQNIPDEILRHLINFGLDGIEIIHPSHDTYKENYYREIANEYFLLFSGGSDYHGLKDQEKDLFGQITIPYEWVTKMKSRIVTV from the coding sequence ATGCCATACAGCTTGTCGGGTGTAGGGCATAATGGCTTTGAAAAAGCAGATTTACATATACACACAAAATGTTCAGACGGCGTCTTTACACCGGAAGAAATTGTCGAAAAAGCGAAAAAAACCGGATTAAAGGCCATAAGTATCACTGACCATGATTCTGTTTTAGGAATTGACAAAGCAAAGCCATTAGCCAGCGAATACGGCATAGAGCTTATTACCGGTGTAGAAATGAGCTCTACATACCAGGGTCATGATATTCATATCCTGGGTTATTTTTTCGATTATAAAAACTCGGCACTCAAGAGTTATCTGGATCATTGCAAACAGCTCCGGACCGAACGCGCGGAACGTATGGTTGGCAAGCTTGCAGAAATGGGTGTCAAGATCGAGATCGAGCAGATCATTTTGAAGGCTCAGAACGGCAGTGTCGGTCGTCCGCACATTGCAGCAGTTCTGCAGGACGGTGGTTTCGTGAAAAGCTTCAGCGAAGCTTTCAGCAAATATCTGGGATCTCATAGTCCAGCCTATGTAAAAAGCATTGAAACTCCCCCTGCCGAGGTCATCAGGCTTATCAATGAGGCTGCAGGATTATCGTTTCTCGCTCACCCGGGGCAAAACATCCCGGATGAAATTCTCCGGCATCTGATCAATTTCGGACTCGACGGAATCGAAATCATTCATCCGTCTCATGATACCTACAAGGAAAATTACTACAGGGAAATAGCAAACGAGTATTTTCTGCTCTTTTCTGGCGGTTCCGACTACCATGGTCTTAAGGACCAGGAAAAAGACCTTTTTGGACAGATAACGATACCTTATGAATGGGTAACGAAAATGAAAAGCAGGATTGTTACCGTTTAG
- a CDS encoding MlaE family ABC transporter permease: protein MTRSVIGTFLSNINLSIKEFFLTMQEFFLFSVRAFATIPKIKRYWRDFLDQATIAGTDSLPIVLVSSISIGALLAVEVGNLLEDFGAKTMLGRSTALSVIRELGPLIMGLMLSARYGSRNGAELGAMKISEQIDALRAFGTDPVAKLVMPRLTAALIVFIPLTAIADFAGLYSAALLAEHYHKIDPGIFWNAVFPRLVLKDFVVGFLKAPVFAIIITLVSSFNGFIAQGGTAGVGRSTIKGIVVSSGLILVANFYVSKLVLENM from the coding sequence ATGACGCGATCAGTTATCGGAACGTTTTTATCCAACATCAATCTCTCGATAAAAGAGTTTTTCCTGACCATGCAGGAATTTTTTCTTTTTTCGGTAAGAGCTTTTGCAACCATTCCAAAAATAAAACGCTACTGGCGTGATTTTCTCGACCAGGCAACCATTGCAGGCACCGATTCACTGCCGATTGTCCTTGTCAGTTCCATATCAATCGGCGCTCTGCTTGCGGTAGAAGTCGGTAACCTCCTTGAAGATTTTGGGGCGAAAACAATGCTCGGGCGCTCGACCGCACTTTCGGTCATACGTGAACTCGGCCCTCTTATCATGGGTCTTATGCTTTCGGCGAGATACGGCTCACGCAACGGGGCTGAACTGGGTGCAATGAAGATATCCGAGCAGATCGATGCTCTTCGTGCTTTCGGCACCGATCCCGTAGCCAAGCTTGTCATGCCGCGTCTGACCGCCGCTCTCATCGTCTTCATTCCACTGACCGCAATCGCGGACTTCGCCGGCCTCTACAGCGCAGCACTTTTGGCGGAACATTATCATAAAATAGATCCGGGTATTTTCTGGAATGCGGTTTTTCCAAGGCTTGTACTCAAGGACTTCGTGGTCGGCTTCCTCAAAGCCCCTGTTTTCGCGATCATCATTACCCTTGTCAGCAGTTTCAACGGTTTTATCGCACAGGGAGGAACTGCCGGTGTAGGCAGATCGACAATCAAAGGCATCG
- the uppP gene encoding undecaprenyl-diphosphatase UppP → MSLFEAIILGIVQGLTEFLPISSTAHLRIVPALVGWQDPGAPFSAIVQIGTLAAVLAYFYRDIINISKAFIAGLRKGKPFETQDSKMAWMIGAGTIPIVVFGLFFKTEIETSLRSLYWISTALIVLAIMLILAEWLMKRRAKKGLQPKTMQEIGWKEALLVGFAQSIALIPGSSRSGVTITGGLFMNLSRETAARFSFLLSLPAVFAAGIYQLYETWDSLMASSSELINLVAATFFAGIVGYASIAFLISYLKKHTTSLFIFYRIALGVGILGLITAGYIQP, encoded by the coding sequence ATGAGCCTTTTTGAAGCCATCATTCTCGGTATTGTTCAAGGGCTCACGGAGTTCCTCCCGATCAGCAGCACGGCTCACCTTCGTATCGTCCCGGCTCTTGTAGGTTGGCAGGACCCGGGAGCCCCGTTCTCCGCAATAGTTCAGATCGGAACGCTCGCTGCTGTCCTTGCTTACTTTTACCGTGATATCATCAACATTTCCAAAGCTTTCATCGCCGGGCTACGTAAAGGAAAGCCATTCGAGACACAGGATTCCAAAATGGCCTGGATGATAGGTGCAGGAACGATCCCTATAGTGGTCTTCGGCCTGTTTTTTAAAACCGAAATAGAAACAAGCCTTCGCTCTCTCTACTGGATCAGTACAGCGCTCATTGTGTTGGCAATCATGCTGATTCTTGCGGAATGGTTGATGAAGCGCCGTGCAAAAAAAGGGCTGCAACCAAAAACCATGCAGGAAATAGGCTGGAAAGAAGCCTTGCTGGTAGGCTTCGCTCAGAGTATTGCATTGATTCCCGGCTCTTCACGTTCAGGCGTCACGATTACCGGAGGCCTGTTCATGAACCTTTCTCGCGAAACAGCGGCCAGATTTTCTTTTCTGCTTTCACTTCCGGCGGTTTTCGCAGCCGGGATCTATCAGTTGTATGAAACATGGGACTCTCTCATGGCTTCGAGCAGCGAACTCATCAATCTTGTAGCGGCGACATTCTTTGCCGGTATTGTAGGTTACGCCTCTATCGCCTTTCTTATCAGCTACCTGAAGAAACACACGACATCTCTCTTTATCTTCTACCGTATCGCTCTCGGTGTCGGGATACTCGGCTTGATCACTGCCGGCTACATCCAGCCGTAG
- the rdgB gene encoding RdgB/HAM1 family non-canonical purine NTP pyrophosphatase, protein MNEPTNTTIAVVLATNNRDKVREIKPLLENIVPEITVYSLTDLQVDIEIEETEETLEGNARLKTDAVFNLLSSRFPFLVTVADDTGLEVSGLNGAPGVYSARFAPMPGGKPPTYDDNVNHLLKMMESITDRKALFRTVIALKGRIPKNHAPLLFEKTVEGSVEGKIVKEKTGNNGFGYDPIFWVNSAQATFAQMSTEEKNRLSHRSRAVKKAIEELRLLLNKTP, encoded by the coding sequence ATGAACGAGCCAACAAATACTACAATAGCAGTTGTCCTTGCCACGAACAATCGCGACAAGGTCAGAGAGATCAAACCTCTTCTGGAAAACATCGTTCCTGAAATCACGGTTTATTCCCTTACCGATCTTCAGGTAGATATCGAGATCGAGGAAACGGAAGAAACCCTCGAAGGTAATGCAAGGCTTAAAACCGATGCCGTTTTCAACCTGCTTTCGAGTCGATTTCCGTTTCTTGTCACCGTTGCTGACGACACCGGTCTGGAAGTCTCCGGTCTGAACGGTGCTCCTGGAGTGTATTCCGCACGTTTCGCTCCCATGCCAGGAGGAAAACCGCCAACCTACGACGATAATGTCAACCATCTTCTCAAGATGATGGAAAGCATAACTGATAGAAAAGCCCTGTTCAGGACAGTCATAGCGCTCAAAGGCCGTATACCGAAAAACCATGCCCCGTTGCTCTTTGAAAAAACGGTAGAAGGTTCCGTTGAAGGAAAGATCGTTAAAGAAAAGACCGGCAACAACGGGTTTGGATATGATCCGATCTTTTGGGTAAATTCAGCGCAGGCAACTTTTGCGCAAATGAGTACCGAAGAAAAAAACAGGTTGAGTCACCGGTCCCGTGCCGTAAAAAAAGCTATTGAAGAGTTACGCCTGCTTCTCAACAAAACCCCTTAA